One genomic segment of Pagrus major chromosome 13, Pma_NU_1.0 includes these proteins:
- the mpp1 gene encoding 55 kDa erythrocyte membrane protein, which yields MTLKSNKNEPAVILESVNSVRTALSDLYLEQLLQNKPKSDKAAMQTYENKGAEVYTNGSAGHINGTELTKMKEVEFEKNPSEPMGVTLKLNDKQRCTVARILHGGMIHRQGSLHEGDEIAEINGKSVTNQSVDQLQKILKETNGVVTMKIIPNPQSRSQACKMYMRAQFDYDPTKDDLIPCKEAGLKFQTGDIIQIINKQDPNWWQGRVESSAADFAGLIPSPELQEWRVASKSKAREGSQSCSPFGKKKKCKDKYLAKHSSIFDQLDVISYEEVVQLPAFNRKTLVLIGAPGVGRRHIKNALLTKYPDKFSYPAPHTTRPQRKDEDNGQEYYFISNEAMTKSISGNELLEYGSFQGNMFGTKIETIQKIHEQGKIAVLDVEPQTLKVLRTADFAPLVVFIAPTNTAAQTENLQMIQKESDTISTTYRHFFDVVLVNNDVDESVKGVEEAMERATSTPQWVPVSWVY from the exons ATGACgttaaaatccaataaaaacgaACCTGCCGTCATACTGGAGTCTGTGAACAGCGTCCGGACAGCCCTCTCCGATCTGTACCTGGAGCAGCTCctccaaaacaaaccaaagtcTGACAAG gCGGCAATGCAAACCTATGAGAATAAGGGAGCTGAAGTATACACCAACGGGAGTGCTGGACACATCAACGGCACAGAGCTGACCAAGATGAAAGAAGTAGAGTTTGAAAAGAATCCCTCCGAGCCAATG GGGGTCACTCTGAAGCTCAACGACAAACAAAGGTGTACCGTGGCCAGAATATTGCACGGGGGCATGATCCATAGACAAG gGTCCTTACATGAAGGGGATGAAATAGCAGAAATCAACGGGAAAAGTGTGACAAACCAATCTGTAGATCAGCTGCAAAAGATCCTG AAAGAAACCAATGGAGTAGTCACAATGAAGATCATTCCCAACCCACAGAGTCGATCCCAAGCCTGCAAG ATGTACATGAGGGCACAGTTTGACTATGACCCCACCAAGGATGACCTCATCCCATGCAAAGAGGCAGGCCTGAAGTTTCAAACCGGTGACATCATTCAGATCATCAACAAGCAGGATCCCAACTGGTGGCAAGGCAGAGTGGAGAGCAGTGCTGCTGACTTCGCCGGACTGATCCCCTCCCCAGAGCTCCAGGAATG GAGGGTGGCGAGTAAAAGCAAGGCCAGAGAGGGCAGCCAGTCCTGCAGCCCGtttgggaagaagaagaagtgcaaAGACAAGTACCTGGCCAAACACAGCTCGA TTTTTGACCAGCTGGATGTGATTTCTTACGAAGAGGTCGTTCAGCTCCCTGCTTTTAACAGAAAAACTCTGGTGCTTATTG GTGCGCCTGGTGTAGGAAGGAGACATATCAAAAATGCACTCCTGACCAAATACCCTGATAAATTCTCCTATCCTGCACCAC ACACCACCAGACCCCAGCGTAAGGACGAGGACAACGGACAGGAGTATTATTTCATCTCCAACGAAGCCATGACCAAGTCCATCTCTGGAAACGAGTTGCTGGAGTATGGCAGCTTCCAGGGGAATATGTTCGGTACCAAAATTGAGACCATCCAGAAGATCCACGAGCAAGGCAAAATCGCTGTGCTGGATGTAGAGCCACAG acCTTGAAAGTCTTGCGGACTGCTGACTTTGCACCTCTCGTGGTGTTCATCGCTCCCACCAACACAGCTGCTCAG ACGGAAAACCTGCAGATGATCCAGAAAGAGTCGGACACCATTTCGACCACTTATAGACACTTCTTTGATGTGGTTCTGGTCAACAACGACGTGGATGAAAGCGTGAAAGGTGTGGAGGAGGCCATGGAGCGTGCCACCTCCACCCCGCAGTGGGTGCCTGTATCATGGGTGTACTGA
- the LOC141007245 gene encoding vesicle-associated membrane protein 3-like, with protein sequence MSLHRAQWDYSQDVEAEQRSAPAAGAPAAEGNQPPNLTSNRRLQQTQAQVDEVVDIMRVNVDKVLERDQKLSELDDRADALQAGASQFETSAAKLKNKYWWKNAKMMIILGVICVIVLIVIIGKNLFYFAYIRLHHLRN encoded by the exons ATGTCGCTCCATCGAGCCCAGTGGGATTATTCACAGGACGTGGAAGCTG AGCAGAG GTCTGCCCCAGCCGCTGGAGCCCCTGCAGCAGAGGGAAACCAACCTCCCAACCTCACCAGCAACCGTCGTCTGCAGCAGACGCAGGCACAGGTCGATGAG GTGGTGGATATCATGCGTGTAAATGTGGATAAGGTTCTGGAGCGTGATCAGAAGCTGTCAGAACTGGACGATAGGGCTGATGCCCTGCAGGCTGGAGCCTCTCAGTTTGAGACCAGCGCTGCAAAACTGAAGAATAAATACTGGTGGAAGAATGCCAAG ATGATGATTATCCTGGGTGTGATATGCGTGATTGTCCTCATCGTCATTATTGGTAAGAATCTTTTTTATTTCGCATACATTCGTCTTCATCATCTCAGGAATTAA